One Hordeum vulgare subsp. vulgare chromosome 4H, MorexV3_pseudomolecules_assembly, whole genome shotgun sequence DNA window includes the following coding sequences:
- the LOC123448125 gene encoding protein CHUP1, chloroplastic-like isoform X2 — translation MKQQVLSNGHGGRISSPSVAVRARAPRAAPAPIKEASSSPAPAPATPPRARRPVRVSSKEERVVAGAAAKTKRHKEDSEEETRKLRGEVEALRKEVERLQLLNTELECDKSGLTHQLTLARCTITRLQEQHDIHAQTAVAQRSNQKDSAMSKPQPPKAPSPPPPPPPSKILGRAPAPPPPPPQRGTIGTVNKATALVEMYNSLNKRDTKKAVTVSAAHHNSIVGELQNRSTHLLAIKTDVETKGDFINGLIDKVQTTTYTDVEQVLTFVDWLDQQLSTLSDETGVLKHFSWPERKADALREAAFEYRDLKCVVTEISSLNADDGSPTSCEATLRKISSMLDKLEKSMKRLVNLRSSVMPCYKQFGIPTEWMLDSGVASKMRVASVTLAKVYMKRALKEITAYTGGGNEAALVAQSVRFTYRVHQFAGGLDSEAMRAFEELTQRSRLTAV, via the exons ATGAAGCAGCAGGTTTTGAGCAACGGCCATGGCGGCAGGATCTCCTCGCCATCGGTGGCCGTCCGAGCCAGGGCTCCAAGAGCAGCACCAGCACCCATCAAGGAAGCTTCTTCGTCTCCAGCTCCGGCACCCGCCACCCCTCCTCGAGCCAGGAGGCCTGTGAGGGTGAGCAGCAAGGAGGAGAGGGTGGTGGCTGGTGCAGCTGCAAAGACAAAGAGGCACAAGGAGGATTCCGAGGAGGAGACGCGCAAGCTGCGTGGGGAGGTGGAGGCCCTCAGGAAGGAGGTGGAGAGGCTGCAGCTGCTCAACACCGAGCTGGAATGCGACAAGAGCGGCCTGACGCACCAGCTCACCCTTGCGCGCTGCACCATCACACGACTTCAGGAACAGCATGACATCCAT GCACAGACCGCTGTGGCGCAACGGAGCAACCAAAAAGACAGTGCCATGAGCAAACCACAGCCTCCGAAGGccccctcaccgccgccgccgccgccacctagtAAAATCCTCGGAAGAGCCCCGGCACCACCACCTCCCCCTCCGCAACGTGGCACAATAGGCACAGTGAACAAGGCAACCGCGTTGGTTGAGATGTACAACTCCCTGAACAAGCGTGACACCAAGAAAGCTGTGACTGTCAGTGCTGCTCATCACAACAGCATCGTTGGCGAGCTACAGAATCGCTCCACACACTTATTGGCG ATCAAAACGGATGTTGAAACAAAAGGAGACTTCATCAATGGTCTCATTGACAAAGTTCAGACTACTACTTACACCGATGTGGAGCAAGTGCTGACCTTTGTTGATTGGCTTGATCAACAACTTTCAACTCTg TCTGATGAGACAGGCGTGTTGAAGCACTTCAGTTGGCCGGAGAGGAAAGCCGATGCACTCCGGGAAGCAGCGTTTGAATACCGGGATCTCAAGTGTGTTGTAACAGAGATCTCTTCCCTGAACGCCGACGATGGCAGCCCTACTTCGTGTGAGGCTACTCTGAGGAAGATATCAAGCATGCTGGATAA GTTGGAGAAGAGCATGAAGAGACTGGTGAATCTGAGGAGCTCGGTGATGCCGTGCTATAAACAGTTTGGAATTCCAACTGAATGGATGCTTGATTCAGGGGTTGCTTCGAAG ATGAGGGTGGCATCAGTAACACTGGCAAAGGTGTACATGAAAAGAGCCCTCAAGGAAATAACAGCTTATACAGGAGGAGGGAATGAGGCTGCTCTTGTTGCTCAGAGCGTGCGCTTCACATATAGGGTTCACCAG TTTGCGGGAGGACTTGACAGTGAAGCGATGCGCGCCTTTGAAGAGCTGACACAACGTTCTCGGTTGACTGCTGTTTAG
- the LOC123448125 gene encoding protein CHUP1, chloroplastic-like isoform X1, with protein MKQQVLSNGHGGRISSPSVAVRARAPRAAPAPIKEASSSPAPAPATPPRARRPVRVSSKEERVVAGAAAKTKRHKEDSEEETRKLRGEVEALRKEVERLQLLNTELECDKSGLTHQLTLARCTITRLQEQHDIHQAQTAVAQRSNQKDSAMSKPQPPKAPSPPPPPPPSKILGRAPAPPPPPPQRGTIGTVNKATALVEMYNSLNKRDTKKAVTVSAAHHNSIVGELQNRSTHLLAIKTDVETKGDFINGLIDKVQTTTYTDVEQVLTFVDWLDQQLSTLSDETGVLKHFSWPERKADALREAAFEYRDLKCVVTEISSLNADDGSPTSCEATLRKISSMLDKLEKSMKRLVNLRSSVMPCYKQFGIPTEWMLDSGVASKMRVASVTLAKVYMKRALKEITAYTGGGNEAALVAQSVRFTYRVHQFAGGLDSEAMRAFEELTQRSRLTAV; from the exons ATGAAGCAGCAGGTTTTGAGCAACGGCCATGGCGGCAGGATCTCCTCGCCATCGGTGGCCGTCCGAGCCAGGGCTCCAAGAGCAGCACCAGCACCCATCAAGGAAGCTTCTTCGTCTCCAGCTCCGGCACCCGCCACCCCTCCTCGAGCCAGGAGGCCTGTGAGGGTGAGCAGCAAGGAGGAGAGGGTGGTGGCTGGTGCAGCTGCAAAGACAAAGAGGCACAAGGAGGATTCCGAGGAGGAGACGCGCAAGCTGCGTGGGGAGGTGGAGGCCCTCAGGAAGGAGGTGGAGAGGCTGCAGCTGCTCAACACCGAGCTGGAATGCGACAAGAGCGGCCTGACGCACCAGCTCACCCTTGCGCGCTGCACCATCACACGACTTCAGGAACAGCATGACATCCAT CAGGCACAGACCGCTGTGGCGCAACGGAGCAACCAAAAAGACAGTGCCATGAGCAAACCACAGCCTCCGAAGGccccctcaccgccgccgccgccgccacctagtAAAATCCTCGGAAGAGCCCCGGCACCACCACCTCCCCCTCCGCAACGTGGCACAATAGGCACAGTGAACAAGGCAACCGCGTTGGTTGAGATGTACAACTCCCTGAACAAGCGTGACACCAAGAAAGCTGTGACTGTCAGTGCTGCTCATCACAACAGCATCGTTGGCGAGCTACAGAATCGCTCCACACACTTATTGGCG ATCAAAACGGATGTTGAAACAAAAGGAGACTTCATCAATGGTCTCATTGACAAAGTTCAGACTACTACTTACACCGATGTGGAGCAAGTGCTGACCTTTGTTGATTGGCTTGATCAACAACTTTCAACTCTg TCTGATGAGACAGGCGTGTTGAAGCACTTCAGTTGGCCGGAGAGGAAAGCCGATGCACTCCGGGAAGCAGCGTTTGAATACCGGGATCTCAAGTGTGTTGTAACAGAGATCTCTTCCCTGAACGCCGACGATGGCAGCCCTACTTCGTGTGAGGCTACTCTGAGGAAGATATCAAGCATGCTGGATAA GTTGGAGAAGAGCATGAAGAGACTGGTGAATCTGAGGAGCTCGGTGATGCCGTGCTATAAACAGTTTGGAATTCCAACTGAATGGATGCTTGATTCAGGGGTTGCTTCGAAG ATGAGGGTGGCATCAGTAACACTGGCAAAGGTGTACATGAAAAGAGCCCTCAAGGAAATAACAGCTTATACAGGAGGAGGGAATGAGGCTGCTCTTGTTGCTCAGAGCGTGCGCTTCACATATAGGGTTCACCAG TTTGCGGGAGGACTTGACAGTGAAGCGATGCGCGCCTTTGAAGAGCTGACACAACGTTCTCGGTTGACTGCTGTTTAG
- the LOC123448126 gene encoding G8 domain-containing protein DDB_G0286311-like: protein MVVRHLFLLFLLLPACSLLFLELPSVSGKPTVHDDLDPAQVTNPTTPITVPSTNPTPTIITVPSTNPTITIPSLNPLPTPITTPSNDPSTTLPLPTPSTSAPNTPVTIPVTTPSTFPPSAPLTNPATNPMVPTVGTTPPTAPTTTPATAPVVSGQQAWCVAKAGSSETALQDALDYACGIGGADCSPIQPSGSCYYPNTLEAHASYAFNSYYQKNPKPSSCDFGGAAMLANANPSSGTCVLASSMSSPTSSTVGSTAPTTSSTSPVTGASGSNPGSSVLNPSGSGISGSSDFGSDFPGEANTGNGWHSILPSGWSWAGLFSALALPYVGGIF, encoded by the exons ATGGTGGTTCgccacctcttcctcctcttcctcctcctccccgcttgctccctcctcttcctcgagcTCCCCTCAGTCTCAg GCAAACCAACTGTCCATGATGACTTGGATCCAGCTCAGGTGACCAACCCGACGACGCCCATCACAGTCCCATCGACGAACCCAACACCGACAATCATCACCGTGCCGTCCACAAACCCTACCATCACAATCCCTTCATTAAACCCTTTGCCCACACCTATCACAACCCCCTCAAATGACCCTTCTACCACATTACCATTGCCAACCCCTTCGACATCTGCACCAAACACGCCAGTCACCATTCCTGTTACCACCCCTTCAACTTTCCCTCCATCAGCACCATTGACAAACCCAGCGACGAACCCAATGGTGCCTACTGTTGGCACCACACCACCTACTGCTCCGACCACTACTCCAGCCACAGCTCCAGTTGTGTCAGGACAGCAAGCCTGGTGCGTGGCCAAGGCCGGCTCATCAGAAACCGCGCTCCAGGATGCACTGGACTATGCGTGCGGTATTGGGGGAGCAGATTGCTCACCGATACAGCCATCAGGGAGCTGCTACTATCCAAATACCTTGGAAGCCCACGCGTCATACGCCTTCAACAGCTATTACCAGAAGAACCCTAAACCCTCCAGCTGCGACTTTGGGGGTGCCGCAATGCTTGCCAATGCCAATCCGA GCTCAGGAACCTGTGTATTGGCATCATCAATGTCTtcaccaacgag CTCTACTGTTGGATCCACTGCTCCTACTACATCATCCACTAGCCCTGTTACTGGTGCATCTGGTTCTAATCCAGGATCATCAGTGCTGAACCCAAGTGGCTCAGGCATTTCTGGATCATCGGACTTTGGGTCGGACTTCCCAGGAGAGGCCAACACCGGCAATGGTTGGCACTCAATCTTGCCCTCTGGCTGGTCCTGGGCAGGTTTGTTCTCAGCGCTTGCATTGCCATACGTTGGAGGGATATTTTGA